The Vidua chalybeata isolate OUT-0048 chromosome 9, bVidCha1 merged haplotype, whole genome shotgun sequence genomic sequence GCCCTGAGCAGTCACACTTGTTTTTCACTCCCAAGGAGTGCTGGGAAGCTCTAAAGCCAGCGGATTATTCTCCAAAGCAAAGGCCTggcctgctgccagcccctggcagggaaCAACAGCCTGAGGAGGCATTTCCCAAAGGCTCAGCTCGTTCCTGGTTCACGCTCTGACTTTGTACCCCCGTTCAGCAGCCTCACAGTCACTCAGCTGCAGACACCAAGAATCTCAGGAGGGGCTTCCCAAAGGtggagaggaggcaggaggtTACCAGCAGACCCACTTGGTGTCTGagcttccctgggcacagcatcccCTGTCCAGTGTGGCTTCTCCAGGGTGTTGTAGAGGTTCAGCAGAAGACAGGCATGGAGGGGGGGATGTCTCTTGTTCTCCTCTTTGCACAAAACCTGTAGGAGGTTCTTTGGAGACCTCTGaacctggggcagtgggaaggaaaagctggaagCCAGCAGGAAACTCAGGACAAGAATCCTACACTGGGCTGATTTAACCCAGTACTGGGGGTTCCTGGGGCCTGTGGGGAGCAGGCTAGATGAGGGGTGCTGGCTGGAGGAGAGCTGGCTGATGGGGCCAGCCTGGGTACCATGCCCCAAAGGAGTGGACTGAGTTCAATTGTCCTAAAttggaggcagctttggcaTCATGGAGCTCTTCCTGGGGATCTGGGGATCATCACTTTGCTGCAACCAGCACCAACACTTGCCATGCCCACATCAGAACATCCCCACTGCCAAAACAGGGCAGGCTGAGAGCAGAGGTTGGGGGCTACACTTAGCCTTTCCTGTCCCATTTGTTGGCCTCTCTTGCCCCACACTGCCTGCAATGGGTCAGGCAGTGGAAAAccagagctctgctcacagcGCTGCTCCCCAGAAAGGGTTACAGATAACCAGGTCAATCTCCAGGTAAGAGCAGGGTGGGGGGCACTGTGATCCAGCCCCACAGGCTGTGCTTGCACCCACACCCAGGGTCACCCCACAGTGATGCTCCCCATGCCAGCGAGCCCATGGGGCTCACAGGGCCACCAGACCAAAGGCCACAGAGTTCAGCCACCTCCCTTCCGACCATGGGGACCATGCTCTTTTTCCCCTGagaaaaggatattttcatGCTTCCTCCCCACAGGAACTAACAGAAATCGCTTAAATGGCTGCATTGCTCTGGGGACAGGCCCTTTCAGAGCTGAGCCACATGCAGGCAAGGGAAAGCCCAGGGGACATTTTAATAACAAGCAAGGAGAGCTATTGAAGTGTTTTACTGCCTCGTTAAGGCACTCTAATCTCTGTGtatatctggaaaaaaaaaattggctggCTGGTGTTTTTATTGTAACAGAGGTGGGTGTTTTCTGGCACGGCTGGGATCCTGCCTGCTTTATCTGCTTGTTTTCTTACCTGATACCAGCAGTGAACAGCCCAAGAGCAGctcaagggcagcagcaggcagggtcAGGGCCAGGCAGACCAGGAGGAAGGCTGTGGATCCGTGCTGTGGGCTGTTTCCCACCCATAGGTGCTCTGCACCCCATTGCTGCACCCACCTTTCAGCCAGACACAGGTCCCTGGGTGTTTccccaggggaggtttgggacATTGGCTCTGCACGTGCCTGGGCAAAGCCCAAAGGTGGGTGATCCCTCATCCAGGCAGCCCAGAGACAGGGCAGGGAGACAACCATGAGGTCCCATCCACCCCTCCAGCTCCtagagctgggatttgggggataCACAGATTTTGTGACTATGGGCACCTTGGGCTGATGTGAGCCAGGCTGAATAGTCCATGCCCAGGTAAGCCCCAGCAAAAGTTCTGCAGCAATACAGGGTCTTCCAACTGCTGAGGTCTAGGTTTGTAAGAGTAGGCTGGGCATTTTATGTCTaagtttttcttcattattctattttttacCTCAGTCCAGCAGAAACTGGGGAAATGCTGCCGAGTCCTGCTGGTGTCAAGGCTGTGAGCCGGCAGGGATGCTGAGGCTGGGATGGCAGGGCTGGATAAGCTGATTGcatttgctttggaaaagctgATGTTTGCATGAGAAGTGGCTCTAGTGGTTTTAAAGGGATCCACCCAGGAGCAAATCCCAAAAGTCTGAtatcagagctgtgctgctcccacccCGGCTGGGCTGGAGAAGTCTCTGCTCTACACCCAGATGCACACTGCACCTCCTGGGTGGAGGAAGCCAtgggagccagagctgctgctgctgcagaacacaGGAAGCAAAGactccagcacagctcacagGGCTGGCAAACACCTAAAGTGATCTTCCTTGGAAATATGGGGCAGGAAGGGTGAAGGTGCTGTTTATAGTCCAGCCGAGATCAATACAGTCATCCTTGCTCCCAGCAGATGTGCCCCGCTACCCAGCTGCTTCAGGAAAAGTGACTTTTATCATTGATGTTAGAAGGGACAGATGCCCAGACACTTGGACTGTGCCTGCTTCAGGGCTGGGGCTAAACCTGcccttctgcagggctgccagaggCTCCAGGGCATTCTATCCCAGAGCCTCTCTCCTTTCCCTAGAAACACCGGTGAGCTCAGCaaagcacaaacagcgtggCCTGGGAGAAACACAAACATTTATTAAGCCAGCTATTTTTTGTTGAGAATTATTTTAACAGTGCCAAAGGACTTACCCTGTCTCCCCCAGGGACCCTCAGCTGATTCATTGCATGCAGGGTTAGCAGGAAAGCAGGGGACAGCCAGCCTTGGGGACACAGTGGCTCAGTGTCAGCAGGGAGCCACAAGCTACTCACAGGCAATGGCAAGCcaagcacagctgctccagggcaagCAGATGGATGCTTGTTGCATAGGACAACCCACTCCCAGTTTGCTGGGATTCACCCAAGTCCTCAACAGGTACCATCTCAGAGAATTTTGGGTATTGTCCTGCTCTCCACATCCATCCAGGGAGGTTCTGAGGATCTGCAGGGGAAGAGAGGGTGCTCGGGGCTCTCAAAACAGAGGGTAATTTCCACTGAAGGTGCTGCTTCAGAGACACCAAGCTGAACCTGTTGTGCACCCAACCACCTTTCGAACCACAGCCAGCTCACATCTCTCATCTGGAAAGTCACAGCCAGTCACCTCCCTCTCTCTTAGCTTCCCAGTGACATCCCAAAACAATGTCCTCActcccaccatcccagcacGGACAGATCCAAGCTGTGACCCATGCAGCCAAGGGAACAACAGCACGATGGTGACAGCAAAGCCGTCACAGCACTTGGCTGGGGACAGATGTACCCATGGGTTCTGAAGTCAGGACACTCCAGGCTTATCCACAAATGTGGAAGAGCTTGGCTCCTTGAATCAGGATGCTCAGGTCCTTTCCTGCATCATCTGGTGAAGGCAGAAGGTCCTGCCAAGCtctcacacagctccagctgcaagCCATGCTCTACAAGCCAGCGAGGGGCATGCTGGGAGGCACAGTGGGGACAGCAAAAGGCACAGGCAGAAGCCAAGGTTAAAAAGACAGAGATGTCTCCAGGGCAGAGTCACTGCAAATCCACCCCGACAGAGCAGCCTCATGTTTCTGGTTGCTGGCAGAAGGCAGAGACCTGGCACCATTCAgcacacagagagagaaaccCAGCCTTCCCCACCATCACACCGTGtcaggggagagcaggagcctCTCTGAGTCGGAGccctgcaggcactgccaggctgcccGTGTGCTGCCACATCCCGGGATCCTGCAGGACTGCTCCCAAGGTGGAAGACAGTCCAGGAACAAACTGGGAGAACTGGATTTCCATTTCCCACCCAGTGCTTTGTCGTTCTTATCACATCGGGAAGTCTGCACCATCATCCTTCCTCCGCAGGGCACGGGCAGaggctccccagccccacctcaGATTGGCTTCACAGAGGCATCTAAACCAGGCAGGGCTTCACCTGCAGGGAAGGGTTTTTTAGCATCTGCCATGTGCTGGGGCCAAACCCCAGGTCTGCTCTGCCCTGGATGGACACTGGCCTTGAAGACAATGATGGAAATGAGCAGATCCAACAGGGATACCCTGCTGATGGTCCTGCCCCACACTGAGCATGCTGGTGCCACCAAGCTGTAGCTGCATGGCAGCATCTCCTGTCCTCTCAGGGTAGTCATTTTGGGGGAAGGGTCCCCAGTTTTTGCATACACAAAGCTGAGGATTAGAGGGAGAGATCCCAGGAACACCACTGTCCCAGGTTTCcccaccaccactaccaccaccaAGGACAACAGAGGGGCATCCATCCACCTGCAAGCAACACCCTAGAGCAAAGGATTAAATCTACCAGGACCCGCTTCACCCCTTCTCTCCCAGAAATGTGCCACAGGGCAGGCACTCAGTCCCTTATGGCTGCATCACCAAATGCTGTTGAGGCCATCAGAGGAACACTGCAGCCCACCAAGCCAGCCTGGCCCCCctttccagccaccccagcTCTCCCAAGCACAGACAAATGAAGCAAAGtgggcagctgggagagctggactGGGAAGGTAAAGCCACGGGCTATAAGAATGTCACATCATCCTGTGACTGGAGCCAGCGCCAGTGGGCATCGTACTCCAGGTGCAGTTTGCTGTTGAGTTTGCAGTTCTCAAGGTCAGCCTCAGCTTTCCAAGCCTTCCCATCTGgatttcccttccccagcctctccctggcCCCTGGTGGTGATTTGGTGTCTCTGTCTGGTTCCAGAGAGGGGGACTGCTGGCCCAAATACCCATTGGCCACCTGAGGCTCCTTAGCAAACCGCTGATCCTGGGGCAGCCCAGGTGGAGAGAGGTCCACGTGGGGCCACTCGTGCTCCTCTGCGTCCTTCTCTTGCATTGCAAGACCCCTCTCGAGGTCGATCCTGACCCaatcctgctctgccctggccacGGCTCTGCCCGATGTGGATGCAGCGGCACTTTCAGCAGCGTTGTGGGAGTACTCATCCATGTCATCAGCCAAGGTGTCCAGGTAGCTGCCGACGGAGATGCTGTCCAGCCTGTCGTTGGGGTCCTGCAGGCTGTCCCAGCTGCCCCGCCGCGAGGCCTCCTGGCTCTCCACCAGGCTGTactggctgctggccaggctgctgcagcgGCTGGTCAGGGTGCTCcgctcctccagcagccactTGACCGCCTCGATGCCCTCGTTCACcaccaccagctgctgcaggatctTCACGTCCACCGCTCGCAGGTAAGCCTGGGGGGGAGACAGAGAGCACAGGGGGGGTTGAGGCGACCCAGGGGCCCcatgtcccagcccagcccaacagAGGTGTCACTGTGGTGGCCACAGGGCTCCTAAGCTGCTTGATGAAGAGCATGGTATGGGAGAACACCCCGCAGGGAACCATCCCAAGGGGCCCTGTCCAAGACCTGGGGACACGGCCATCGGCAACCAACAACTTATGGTTCCCACCAGCCACCAACCCCCTCAGGGAAATAAATCCAGGGCACTTGTGTTGCTGTCTTCTATGGGAACAAGGAGTAAGCAAGGAACTGGAGGTATTGGATGCAGATCTGATCCCAGAGCATCCTCCAAGACCTgggaggctgctggcagggcaagAGGATCAGGCATTGCTCAGTGTAAGTGTCTGGCTGGACCACCAGCACTTCCCCAAGCTGGTCCCTTCATGCCTTTACTTCTCACCTTCTAGGATCTGAACCAAGCCTGGTGATAATGTCACATGGCAGGACCTGGAGACCCAAATCACTCCCAAAATGGGAGGACAAGGAGGACAGGCATTGCTGATCACACCACTCGCCTCACCGACTCCTGCCCCTCCGAGCCTGGGGAAGCTCTTTGCAAACCTCAGTTGCTGCAGAAACATCTGTTTTCCTAATGGAAAGCCCCGTGTGCCAAGACATTCCTGTCTGTATGATACTGGCCGCCAAAAGCCACTGGATTTCCCCTACACAGGACGCAAATATTTTGCCAGGAAAGGAAATAAGGCCACGatggggggaaagggagaaaacccACTGCAGGGCACGTACAGACAGCCTGCGGGCTGCAGATGCCCGTGGACTCCTTCACAAACACATCCTGTGCCCAGCATCAGCAAGATGTGGCAGAAATCCACACGCTCCCCAGGGATCATTTTTAAGCACAGCAGCCGATCCTCAGCATCCGGTACCCTGGGAGTCACTTGCCCGCCCACGAGTGACCCCACAGTCTCCTGAGATCCCTGTCTCCGGTCCCACAGCCAAGCACAGCCATAGAAGCATCCGAGGAAGAAGCCTGGGAAAACTCCAGCCAGGATTTCAGCACGTGACACCCCTCACTCCAGAcgacagaaaaaaaaaaggtcaaagaTTTGTAAAGACCCAACACCAGCCCTCCCACCCCCTCCTCATGCTCCTCAAGCtggatttaaataaaaaatagcagGGATGTGCCCGGATTGGGGCAGGAGCCAGCTTCCAAGTACAGAAATTTCCTTTCTAGGcaagttatttaaaaaactgCCTACAATGGACTTTTCTGCACGCACTGCTAAAGCATCtggccttggcagggagacgacgaaggaggaggagagctggaAACCCCTGGGGGGGGttccccatttttctctgcctcgtgcagaactgcagctgtCAGAGATGCCCGGGGAGCCAACCCAAAAGCAGAGGGTGGGATAACACTCCCTGCTTTCCATACTGCTTGCTGGAAGGAGTTAGCCATCAATTTGCTGCTAGTTCACGCCAGCCTGACCTCCCCATTGCACTCCAAGAAATCCCCTCTCCAGCAAGTCATGGTTATTGTGGGAGGAGatccagcacaggctgctctctGTACTCCTCCAGATGCACTGAAGTTCACTGCACGACCTCGCACCAAGGACAGCTGTACAGGGGACTGTCACACTCCTCCTCACGCTCTCCATGGgcagacacagccctgctcccctccccagcacacaaGAAACCTCAGGCGCCTTCTCCTTTCAAGATATCTAGCCCTAGGGATAAACCTTCCTCCTCAGATCAGGAGGCGAGAGTGGGAATTTGCTAAATTCTCCTCCCACCGCCCACTCCCAGGCCAGCTTATGCTCTGAGCATTGGGTTTGCtggtttcctgctgctgggggggggAATTCTGGTCCCTGTTTATGGGGATGGGGCAATGAGGGGAGCCCTGTACTGGGTTTTGGCACCTGGGTTCTAATCCCAAGCTGCTGACCTGGGTGTGAAGTGTCCCCACTTCCTCACTGGCCAGCAAGaagagccagggcagggcaaggAAATGCCTTTCTGAGCCAAGGTGAATAATGCCCGGCCCAAGCCAGGCCTTGCTGCCATAGGCTGAGGCTGCTTGCACCTGGGCAGGGCAAACACCGCACTGCCCCAGAGACCTTTCTCCTCCGGTCAGGGTGCAGCCTGGAAGCCGGTGCGGAGGGAGGATGAAAGCAGAGGGAGGATGAAAGCTCTTGCACCGATGGGAATATTGAATCAGCCAAAGCGGAGGGCTCGGTCTGGGTGGTGCTCCAGCCCCCCCGGGGGCACGCAGGGATGCGGGCATATCGAGCCCGTTTCCCTATGGAAACAACGCTCATTCCCACCCGCTCGGCATGTTCATGCGTGGGAGAGTCCCTTCCCCCAGCTGCACTTGAACCCATTGCCCAACCTCGCCACGTTTCCCGGAGGCGCAGGCATCGCCGGTCTTTGCTCCCTCCACGAAAGAGGGTGGCGAGAAAGCTGCCATCGGCACTCCCACGGTTCCCGGGAAAGGCTGCCACCGCAGCACAACCCTTTACGAGCCACCCGAGAAGCCCCGCAGGAACCGAACCCCCGGAAAGCTCCCAGCGATGCCTGTGCCTTGTCACGCTGGGGGGCACACCCGGGGGAGACGAGATCCACCACCATGCCCTTGGCGAAGGTCCCTGCCCTAAATTGTGATCCCGGACACCGCGATCCCCGACGGAGCCGGAGTCTGGGGGTGCGAAGGGGGCAGGACGGAGGTGGCCGAGGGGGACCCCGGGGGGCGGGTGCTGCGTGGGCCGGGGGCAGAGAGCGGCCGGGGAAGGGGTATGAGCTGGGGGCTGTTAACGCGTACACGGAGGAGCAAGGGGGGGTTCCCCAAAATGCAGGCATTGCGCGGGCACTATTCGGGACTGTCGCCGGGGGTGGCAAGCGGCTGCCCGAGGTGGCCGCGGTGACGGCGGGTTGGGACGGTCAGTtaccggggggggggggggggggggcccggCAGCGCCCCCGGTACCGCGGCACTCACCAGCTCGAGGCGGAGCGTCCGGAGCCGTTCGGCGAGCGGCAGGTGGGCACCGCGGGCCGGTGCGGGTGTcgcgggcggcgcgggcggcgcgggggcggcgtcggcccgcagcccccgcagcAGCACGGCGGGCGGGCGCCGTCCCACCTTGCCCGCCAGGTCCCGCAGGTCCGCGGGCAGCGCCTCCCCGCCGCCCTCCATGCGGGtggggcagcggcggccgcgctgTCACCGCGGCCCGcgctccgccccgcccccgcccccgccgcggccccgcccccggccccgcccccgccgccacCTGCCCGCGCACCAGCGAGGTCCGCCGGGGCgcgcggagcggcgcggggcggggccgggggcggggccggcgccggCCGCGCCCCCGCGGTGTCGCTGCGGCGCCGGAAGCGGCGCGGAGGGTGctcggggcggcggcggcggcaccgccgAGCCGGGaccggccctgccctgcccggtCCAGCGCAGCCCCGCCTCAGCCTCCCCGTGAGTAGCGCGGCCGGCACGCGCCTTCCGGCCCTCCCCGGATCCCCGCGGTCCCGAAGCGCTCGGGTCCCCCTCTCCCCGCCGCCGCTCATTGCCGCCCTCAGACACCCGGCTCTCCCTCCCCGCCCGGAGCGCCTGAGTGCCCTTCGCCTCCTCCGCCCCCCGAGTGCCTCTGGGCCCCTCAGCGCTCCTCTCTCCGCCCTGCCTGGCCTTGCTGGGGCGCGCTGTGCTCCAGACAGGTCCCTGGCCCTGCCGGGGCTCCGCATCCCGGCCAGGCCCAGCGGTTTGCTCCTCGCAGGGCGCCCCGGCCTCCCgctggcacagctcctctgcccagGGGTGCTGGAAGCTCCAGTAGAACGCTGGCCCGGTGCTGCTCCCCGTGTCCGGCTGGCTGCACCCGGATAGCGGGGATGGGGCTGTTGGTGGTGAGGGTGTCTCTCCACCAGGGACCCTGCTGGCACATGCGGCCAGTGAGGCCCATTCCATAACAACTGATGGTCCAGGATCTATCGTCTGCTTGTGACTTTgggctgcttttctttcccagagcGTGGGAGTGGGCCCatggcactgcagcagcctcGCTGAAGGTttggcctggagcagaggcagtCACTGGCCGATGAGTTCGGGGGCTTCCCCTCACCCTGCAGCAAAGCCTCGCCTCCTGCATTGCTCCCAGCAGGAGTTCTGGAAGGCAGGGAGACTCCAAAGGGCTTTTGCTCATAGCACATCAGTGCCCTCCACGGCCACTGATTGTGCCAGGCTCTGTCTTTGCTGGGGAGAGGGTTTGAAGGcacctccctcaccctgcaCCCATCTCCACAGGGAGCCCCAATGGAAGTGAGAGGCGAGCAGCACACATCCTGACCCCCGCCCCACACGGCTGccccgtgccagccccgggACTATGGACGAGTGGAAGCCCAACCCCCCTGTGAAGGCCCACAAGAAGCGGAGCTGGTACCTCGCCTGGAAGTACAAGCTGATGAACCAGCGTGCGC encodes the following:
- the LURAP1 gene encoding leucine rich adaptor protein 1 yields the protein MEGGGEALPADLRDLAGKVGRRPPAVLLRGLRADAAPAPPAPPATPAPARGAHLPLAERLRTLRLELAYLRAVDVKILQQLVVVNEGIEAVKWLLEERSTLTSRCSSLASSQYSLVESQEASRRGSWDSLQDPNDRLDSISVGSYLDTLADDMDEYSHNAAESAAASTSGRAVARAEQDWVRIDLERGLAMQEKDAEEHEWPHVDLSPPGLPQDQRFAKEPQVANGYLGQQSPSLEPDRDTKSPPGARERLGKGNPDGKAWKAEADLENCKLNSKLHLEYDAHWRWLQSQDDVTFL